A single window of Nicotiana sylvestris chromosome 3, ASM39365v2, whole genome shotgun sequence DNA harbors:
- the LOC138887228 gene encoding uncharacterized protein produces the protein MEPTQFTTNAYSQPPRYEFIVEQEKTAKTPEQEEITRKMRSMEQSLKNIQGLSGQKSVSYANLCMFPHVHLPLGFKTPKFEKYDGHGDPIAHLKMYCNQLWGAGGKEELLMAYFGESLVGIASEWYMDQDISRWHIWDDLAWDFVRQFQYNIDIAPDRNSFSNIKKKSSKSFREYAVKWYEQAPRVKPPMNETEMVSVFFQAQEADYYQNMMSAIGRPFTEAIKIGEMVENRANLELVCYKGYLPSNPRWV, from the coding sequence aTGGAACCAACCCAATTTACTACCAATGCTTACTCTCAGCCGCCTCGGTACGAGTTTATCGTAGAGCAGGAGAAAACCGCAAAAACCCCTGAACAAGAGGAGATTACCAgaaaaatgagaagcatggagcaaagtctaaaaaatatacagggtctgagtGGGCAGAAGAGTGTATCTTACGCTaacctgtgcatgttcccacaTGTACATctacccttgggtttcaaaaccccgaagtttgaaaaatatgacgggcatggggatcccattgctcacctcaaaATGTACTGCAACCAACTGTggggagcgggcggaaaagaagaacttctCATGGCCTACTTTGGAGAGAGTTTGGTCGGCATCgcttcagaatggtatatggatcaggatatatctcgttggcatatctgggatgacctggcttgggactttgtcaggcagtttcaatataacatcgacattgcccctgaCAGGAATTCATTCTCAAATATAAAGAAGAAGTCCTCGAaaagcttccgagagtatgctgtcaaatggTACGAACAAGCACCCAGAGTCAAACCTCCAATGAACGAAACAGAGATGGTCAGTGTCTTctttcaagcccaagaggctgattattatcaaaacatgatgtctgcgatAGGTAGGCCATTTACCGAAGCCAttaaaatcggtgaaatggttgaaaacagggcgaatcttgagttagtctgctataagggctacctcccaagcaatccaaggtGGGTCTAG